The following proteins are co-located in the Brevibacillus laterosporus DSM 25 genome:
- a CDS encoding ABC transporter ATP-binding protein, giving the protein MALLEARHLTKRFGGLVANEDVSIDIEKGSITAVIGPNGAGKTTFFNMVTGFYEPDEGDVVLNGKSMKGLQPDQIATRGITRTFQNVRLFKQMTALENVMIGQHGRLQAGLLGILFHSKRIREEEERARVEAYQILEYVGIEHIANETAGSLPYGLQRRLEIARALATNPHIILLDEPAAGMNPRETVEMTDFIRQLKRELELTIILIEHDMKLVMGLSEYIHVLDYGRKIAEGTPDDIRTNPKVIEAYLGKSATEAS; this is encoded by the coding sequence ATGGCATTGTTAGAAGCGAGACATTTAACCAAGAGATTCGGTGGTCTGGTGGCCAACGAAGACGTGTCGATTGATATTGAAAAAGGCAGCATCACGGCAGTCATCGGTCCGAACGGGGCAGGTAAAACCACCTTCTTTAATATGGTTACAGGTTTTTACGAGCCAGATGAGGGGGATGTTGTATTAAATGGAAAGAGTATGAAAGGCCTTCAACCCGATCAAATAGCAACCCGGGGAATTACACGGACGTTTCAAAATGTCAGATTGTTCAAACAAATGACGGCATTAGAGAACGTGATGATCGGCCAACATGGGCGGCTACAAGCAGGTCTTCTTGGTATTTTGTTTCATTCAAAACGGATAAGGGAAGAGGAGGAACGAGCCCGTGTTGAAGCTTATCAAATTCTTGAATATGTGGGAATTGAACATATTGCTAATGAAACCGCAGGTAGTCTGCCGTATGGATTGCAGCGCAGATTAGAGATTGCTAGGGCTTTGGCTACGAATCCACACATTATTTTGTTAGATGAGCCAGCAGCAGGGATGAACCCGAGAGAGACGGTGGAAATGACCGATTTTATACGTCAGCTAAAACGCGAATTAGAATTAACCATTATTTTAATAGAGCATGACATGAAGCTGGTTATGGGGCTTTCCGAGTATATTCATGTTCTGGATTATGGAAGGAAAATTGCTGAGGGTACACCAGACGACATAAGAACAAATCCAAAGGTTATTGAGGCGTACTTGGGCAAAAGCGCAACAGAAGCTTCGTAG
- a CDS encoding branched-chain amino acid ABC transporter permease produces MGTLKNVLAKEKPIPLLLTLVWIVGCSVALYFLQQSVTSFVGLIFSVLLIYYTNTNKRAQVLLGVLVLFGLIPILAYDNSYYMEVATNIGIYVAMALGLNIVVGFAGLLDLGYIAFFAAGAYAYGIFATAQANHFIPGDLFPLSGEWFWAFLVVGLLVAAIFGILLGLPVLRVKGDYLAIVTLGFGEIIRIVFNNLDKPINITNGPQGITSINAPQIMGESFSDAFHFYFIVLVVILLIVLANIRLEHSKLGRAWIAIREDELAAQSMGISLLKTKLAAFATGASFAGVVGVIFAAKQTFVDPTSFTLMESFSILVMVILGGSGSIPGVILGATFVTLLQVQILKELSNYLHELSQLGILYLPSQLDPSKLQRMVFGILLVLAALYRPNGLIPARRKKENIENIKNHAQVEQRQGILAKLSGRNKLG; encoded by the coding sequence ATGGGAACTCTTAAAAATGTGCTAGCAAAAGAAAAACCAATCCCACTTCTTCTTACGCTGGTGTGGATTGTTGGATGCTCTGTAGCGCTCTATTTTTTACAGCAATCGGTAACAAGCTTTGTGGGGCTTATTTTTTCAGTACTGCTAATCTACTACACGAATACGAATAAAAGGGCACAAGTACTTTTAGGGGTGTTAGTTTTATTCGGTCTCATTCCAATACTTGCTTATGATAATAGCTATTATATGGAAGTAGCGACCAATATTGGTATTTATGTTGCTATGGCGCTTGGTTTAAACATTGTGGTTGGATTTGCTGGACTATTGGATTTGGGATACATTGCTTTTTTTGCCGCTGGTGCATATGCATATGGCATATTTGCTACCGCACAGGCTAATCATTTTATTCCGGGAGACTTATTTCCGTTAAGCGGAGAGTGGTTTTGGGCATTTTTAGTGGTTGGATTGCTGGTAGCTGCTATCTTTGGAATTCTGCTAGGACTCCCCGTTCTTCGGGTAAAAGGAGATTATCTAGCCATTGTTACATTGGGATTTGGTGAAATTATCAGAATAGTCTTTAATAATTTGGATAAGCCTATCAATATAACAAATGGACCTCAGGGGATAACTTCAATCAATGCTCCACAAATTATGGGAGAATCATTTTCTGATGCTTTTCATTTCTATTTTATTGTGTTAGTGGTTATTTTATTGATTGTACTTGCCAATATCCGCTTGGAGCATTCTAAACTAGGGCGCGCTTGGATTGCGATTCGAGAAGACGAGCTGGCGGCGCAGTCTATGGGGATTTCTCTCTTAAAAACGAAGTTAGCGGCATTTGCTACAGGAGCATCCTTTGCTGGGGTAGTTGGGGTTATCTTTGCGGCAAAACAAACCTTTGTTGACCCTACCTCTTTTACGCTGATGGAGTCATTTAGCATATTGGTAATGGTTATTTTAGGTGGGAGTGGTAGCATCCCTGGTGTTATCTTAGGTGCCACGTTTGTTACACTGCTACAGGTTCAAATTTTAAAGGAGCTGTCCAATTATCTGCATGAGTTGTCACAATTAGGTATCCTATACCTCCCAAGTCAATTGGACCCGTCTAAGCTGCAACGAATGGTGTTTGGAATTCTACTGGTATTAGCGGCCCTATATCGTCCGAACGGATTAATTCCAGCAAGGAGAAAGAAAGAAAACATCGAGAACATTAAAAATCACGCTCAAGTTGAACAACGGCAGGGCATTCTTGCTAAGCTGAGCGGACGAAACAAATTGGGCTAG